The Deltaproteobacteria bacterium CG11_big_fil_rev_8_21_14_0_20_49_13 genomic interval CCCATCGACTCTTCCCTTGCCTTTGCCTTGATCGCGGCCTCTTCCTTAAGACCCAAGGCCTTTATCTTGTCGGCCTTTTTTGAAGCTTCATCCTTCGCTTTTGTGAGGCCTTCATTATATTCGAGCGAGGCCTCTCTTATTCTGCTCTCAAGGGCCTTTGCCTCGGCGAGGAGCTTTTCGGTACGGTCCTTTCGCGCCTTAATGATCTTTATTAAAGGATTAAAGATCAGAAATTTGAGCGCAACGAGGACAGCAAGGAACGTTCCAAGTTGAATGAACGAGGTTTTATCGGGTAGTAAATGTATCTCCATTACATTATAAAGACGTTATCGTCCCGCTCAGCGTTATCACCGGTTTCCTGTTTTTCGTTTGATATCGAGGCTCGGATAGAGGTCCTTGTCGTTTCCGCTTTATCCATCTGGCATTTGCCCTGGAATGTTACGCCATCTTCTATTGAAATGGTCTTGGTCTTGATGTCGGCCACAACGTTTGCGGGAACATGCATTTCGATGCGGGACTTTGCCTCGATATTTCCCTGAACGCTTCCATAGACGATGAGAGTGTCAACAAAGACCCCGCCATCGACGTGGGCGTCGTTACCGATGATGAGCGTGCCATCGGAATAAACCTCGCCCTGAAAGTTGCCGTTGATCTGGACCGTGCCGTCGAAGGTAAGCTTGCCTTCAAAACTGCAGCCCTTATCTAGCAGGCCGTTCACCTGATCTACCCTTGTGCCCTTTTCTGTACGACCCTTGAACATAATTTTCTTCCTCGTTTTAACCGGAACAGTTATTTTGTTATTATTAAGCTATAGATCCTGTCAAGGTCCTGAAGCGTATAGTATTCTATTACGATACGTCCACCCTTCTTTTCCTTGTCCGGTTCAAGCCTTATCTTTGTTGCAAGTCTCTTCGTTATTTCATCGGAGACGAATTTCATCTGCGGCGATAATGGAGCGGCCCGCGTGGAATACCTAGAGGCCTGCGGCTTGATGTTCTGGATCATTTTTTCCACGTCCCTTACCGTTAGCGCAGCATTAAGTATCCGCTCTCGCATTTTTAGCTGTTCCTGAAGGTTGTTTATGGAAAGAAGCGCTCGTGCATGGCCGGACGTCATCCGTCCGGTTGCGATATCATCTTGTATGACCTTGGGAAGGTTCAGAAGCCTCAGCGAATTTGCGACGGCGGTCCGGGATTTTCCAAGTCGGGTCGAGGCCTCTTCTTGAGTATAATTGAATTGATCGATAAGCTCCTGAAATGCAACGGCCTCTTCTATCGGGTTCAGGTCTTCACGCTGGATATTCTCGATGATGGAGAGCTCAAGCATTCCTTCGGTGTCGACATTTTTGATGACAATTGGTACTTCCGTAAGGCCAGCCATCTTAGCGGCGCGTAATCTGCGTTCACCGGCGATGAGCTCATATTTTCCGGTAGAGGCTTGAGTGACGATGAGCGGCTGAATTATTCCCTGTTCTTTAATTGATGAAGAGAGCTCTCTGATCTTTCCCTCGTCAAAATATTTTCTGGGCTGAAGCCTGTTCGGTATTATTGAATCAACAGTAGCGGTCCTCATTCTCTCACCCGTTGGCATTGACACGGGCTTTGGCATTAAGATAGACGCCTCATCCGCAATATTGACGCCGGCCGGGATAAGGGCGTCTAGTCCGCGTCCTAAGGCTTTACGCTGTTGCATTCATTTTCTCCTTGCCCCGGGCCACGGTCGAGGGGCTTCAGTGCATTTTGTCTTACCTCGTCTGAGGCAAGCACGTCTTTCATTAAAAGTTCTTTTGCTAGCTCAAAATATGCCTCGGCACCTTTCGAACGAATATCGTAAAGGATGACAGGTTTACCGTAAGACGGGGCTTCCGCGAGCTTCACATTTCTTGGGACAATGACCTGAAATACGGTCTCTTTGAAATGCTTCTTTATTTCGTCGGCGACCATCTTTGAGAGCGAAT includes:
- a CDS encoding chromosome partitioning protein ParB, whose translation is MQQRKALGRGLDALIPAGVNIADEASILMPKPVSMPTGERMRTATVDSIIPNRLQPRKYFDEGKIRELSSSIKEQGIIQPLIVTQASTGKYELIAGERRLRAAKMAGLTEVPIVIKNVDTEGMLELSIIENIQREDLNPIEEAVAFQELIDQFNYTQEEASTRLGKSRTAVANSLRLLNLPKVIQDDIATGRMTSGHARALLSINNLQEQLKMRERILNAALTVRDVEKMIQNIKPQASRYSTRAAPLSPQMKFVSDEITKRLATKIRLEPDKEKKGGRIVIEYYTLQDLDRIYSLIITK